A window of Ipomoea triloba cultivar NCNSP0323 chromosome 2, ASM357664v1 contains these coding sequences:
- the LOC116010038 gene encoding uncharacterized protein LOC116010038, with protein MSGGKRGRRGAGGAGKRNNNNSSFRTPAVQRSSAALGGRLSLGSGAAGPRNRSTAVAPTPSAPSNAGEETFSLVSGNPLHFAMIIRLAPDLVEEIKRTEAHGGTTRIKFGANANNSAGNVINVGGKDFRFTWSQDRGDLCDIYEERQSEEDGNSLLVESGSAWRKMNVQRVLDESTKNHVKMLSEEAERKSKSRKTIILDPRNPSTKSQVKARATVEGNPSKMTLQQPPHKKRKVEPPPARGPPNKVSSIGTQGMPGGKKSTSSKPSDLQCMLITFLMDNQSNGMTLKALEKAVGDAFPNSARKIKPILKKVATFQAPGRYFLKPGVKIENFMKSTIGSGSCHEVNHPTLPTHNKHELPVPKSSFSMRADTNALEGQQQFNSKRDEAPTFLEKVDLVQLSPEYFDEQKGPDHSERPAGRFSDSSTDSESDRSGSGNKSRSRSPVDDGASRSTSDSESDIPSNSEEASDDDLDIMIRDDDRLVKYKPDGTKRQKAGNMNQQKISGGINQVVAKNSNKVGVNSKNQHNVTEWSLEAYGDNHGKVSTGEAERHDTEQGVCLPVTKECKMQETNLVTDLNDRQKDTLMRSNDGCQERRHSSPDEISCSFSKYEKEDPEFRVPINGFSQYKEYVEEYHEKYEIYCLLKKTLESYRFEFFELGKDLDICKGKDMERYYEILARLKDSYCQYGPGHKRLKKIFVVLHKELKHLKQMIND; from the exons ATGTCGGGGGGGAAGCGCGGCCGCCGTGGCGCCGGAGGCGCTGGCAAGCGCAACAACAATAACTCCTCCTTCCGAACGCCGGCTGTTCAAAGGTCTTCCGCCGCACTTGGCGGACGTCTTTCACTCGGCAGTGGAGCAGCTGGTCCCCGCAATCGCAGTACCGCCGTCGCTCCCACGCCATCTGCTCCTTCCAATGCTGGTGAGGAGACTTTTAGCCTCGTCAGCGGGAATCCTTTGCACTTCGCCATGATTATTCGGTTGGCGCCGGACCTTGTGGAGGAGATCAAGCGCACGGAGGCTCATGGGGGTACAACGCGGATCAAATTCGGCGCAAATGCAAATAACTCAGCCGGTAAT GTTATTAATGTTGGCGGTAAAGACTTCAGATTTACATGGTCACAGGATAGGGGAGACCTCTGTGACATATATGAAGAGCGCCAAAGTGAGGAAGATGGAAATAGCTTGTTAGTGGAATCAGGTAGTGCTTGGAGAAAGATGAATGTACAGCGTGTTTTggatgaatcaactaaaaaccATGTTAAAATGCTATCTGAGGAAGCCGAACGCAAGTCTAAATCACGCAA AACCATTATTTTAGACCCTCGCAATCCATCTACAAAGAGTCAAGTGAAGGCAAGGGCTACTGTAGAAG GCAATCCATCTAAAATGACTCTGCAGCAACCTCCTCATAAAAAGAGAAAAGTTGAACCACCCCCAG CAAGAGGCCCTCCTAACAAGGTGAGTAGTATTGGGACACAGGGAATGCCAGGGGGCAAGAAGAGCACAAGTTCCAAACCTTCTGATCTGCAGTGCATGTTGATAACTTTCCTTATGGACAACCAGTCAAATGGAATGACCCTCAAA GCCTTGGAGAAAGCTGTTGGAGATGCCTTTCCAAACTCAGCAAGGAAAATTAAGCCCATTCTTAAAAAA GTTGCAACCTTTCAGGCTCCAGGTAGATATTTCCTTAAACCAGGAGTGAAGATAGAAAACTTTATGAAATCTACAATTGGAAGTGGAAG TTGTCATGAAGTGAATCATCCCACATTGCCTACCCATAATAAGCATGAACTTCCAGTTCCGAAATCTAGCTTTTCAATGAGAGCTGACACCAATGCATTGGAAGGGCAACAACAGTTCAATTCTAAACGTGATGAAGCACCAACTTTCTTAGAAAAAGTTGATTTAGTCCAACTGTCTCCTGAGTATTTTGATGAGCAAAAAGGCCCTGACCATAGTGAACGGCCAGCGGGTAGGTTTAGTGATAGCAGTACTGATAGTGAAAGTGACCGCAGCGGTAGTGGAAATAAAAGCAGAAGTAGAAGCCCTGTGGACGATGGTGCAAGCAGGAGTACCAGTGACAGTGAAAGTGATATCCCTTCTAACAGTGAGGAGGCATCTGATGATGATTTGGATATTATGATTCGAGATGATGACAGGTTGGTAAAATATAAACCTGATGGCACAAAGAGGCAAAAGGCTGGAAATATGAATCAACAAAAGATTTCTGGTGGTATTAATCAAGTTGTTgcaaaaaatagtaataaagtTGGGGTGAATAGTAAAAATCAACATAATGTAACTGAATGGAGCCTGGAGGCTTATGGAGATAATCATGGAAAGGTCTCTACCGGTGAAGCAGAACGACATGACACAGAACAGGGAGTCTGCCTTCCTGTCACTAAGGAATGTAAAATGCAGGAGACAAATTTAGTCACAGACCTAAATGATAGGCAAAAGGATACTTTGATGAGGAGCAATGATGGTTGCCAGGAGAGAAGACATTCTTCTCCTGATGAGATCAGTTGTTCATTCTCTAAGTATGAAAAGGAGGATCCAGAGTTCAGGGTACCAATTAATGGTTTCTCGCA ATATAAAGAATATGTCGAGGAGTATCATGAGAAGTATGAGATATATTGCTTGCTGAAGAAAACTTTGGAGTCCTACAG GTTTGAGTTCTTTGAACTTGGAAAGGACCTAGACATCTGTAAAGGAAAGGACATGGAGAGGTACTATGAAATTTTGGCACGGTTGAAGGATTCTTATTGCCAATATGGACCA GGACATAAACGACTAAAGAAAATATTCGTCGTGCTTCACAAAGAACTGAAG CATTTGAAACAGATGATCAATGAC
- the LOC116009699 gene encoding dof zinc finger protein DOF3.1 — protein MQDPSIYTQIKPQFPEQEHLKCPRCDSMNTKFCYYNNYNLSQPRHFCKNCRRYWTKGGALRNIPVGGGSRKNAKRSSPSSASSSKRSAPESSPTPPQAAAPPIPPPQKTEAYGMGDLPPFNVNASFTSLLTATSGGQFGNFLDGSDLQLGEFPGNPTQNPAPGAGAARMGMGFQNTEGFLGGGQSDGGDSPNCWTGANNDWPDLAMYTPDSNFQ, from the coding sequence ATGCAAGACCCATCGATATATACGCAGATCAAGCCGCAGTTCCCGGAGCAAGAGCACCTGAAATGTCCCCGGTGTGACTCCATGAACACCAAATTCTGTTACTACAACAACTACAACCTCTCGCAGCCGCGCCACTTCTGCAAGAACTGCCGCCGTTACTGGACCAAAGGCGGCGCTCTCCGGAATATTCCCGTCGGCGGCGGCTCCCGGAAAAACGCCAAGCGCTCCTCGCCGTCGTCGGCGTCTTCTTCTAAGCGTTCGGCGCCGGAGTCTTCGCCTACGCCGCCGCAGGCGGCGGCTCCACCTATTCCGCCGCCGCAGAAGACGGAGGCGTACGGGATGGGCGACCTGCCGCCGTTCAATGTGAATGCTAGCTTCACGTCGCTATTGACGGCGACGAGCGGAgggcaatttggtaatttccTTGACGGGTCGGATTTGCAGCTGGGCGAGTTCCCCGGGAACCCGACCCAGAACCCTGCACCCGGGGCGGGTGCGGCCCGGATGGGAATGGGTTTTCAGAATACGGAGGGATTCTTGGGCGGTGGTCAATCGGACGGTGGAGATTCGCCCAACTGTTGGACCGGAGCTAACAATGACTGGCCTGATCTTGCCATGTACACACCGGATTCCAACTTCCAGTAA
- the LOC116010135 gene encoding serine/threonine protein phosphatase 2A 55 kDa regulatory subunit B beta isoform isoform X1, which produces MKSGGDGGAGGTEDGSASVPGGPPQPLEWKFSQVFGERTAGEEVQEVDIISAIEFDKTGDHLATGDRGGRVVLFERTDTKELVGSRRELERTDYPVSRHPEFRYKTEFQSHEPEFDYLKSLEIEEKINKIRWCQTANGALFVLSTNDKTIKFWKVQEKKVKKVSVMNTDPSRVVGNGDIASSSVPSIPKQHLENGNYPDKSYNCLSNNISLPTDTRSALRLPVVVSSAETSLVARCRRVYAHAHDYHINSISNNSDGETFISADDLRINLWNLEISNQSFNIVDMKPANMEDLTEVITSAEFHPTHCNMLAYSSSKGSIRLIDLRQSALCDSHSKLFEEQETPGSRSFFTEIIASISDIKFARDGRYILSRDYMTLKLWDINMDSGPVATYQVHEHLRPKLCDLYENDSIFDKFECCLSGDGLRIATGSYSNLFRVFGCAAGSIEATTLEASKNPMRRQAQTPSRPARSQGSSITRVVRRGSESPGGDANGNSFDFTTKLLHLAWHPTENSIACAAANSLYMYYA; this is translated from the exons ATGAAAAGCGGTGGTGATGGTGGCGCGGGAGGCACGGAAGATGGTTCGGCTTCAGTTCCGGGGGGACCACCGCAGCCTCTCGAGTGGAAATTTTCTCAGGTGTTTGGTGAACGTACGGCAGGCGAGGAAGTTCAGGAAG TTGATATCATTTCTGCCATTGAGTTTGATAAAACTGGCGACCATCTTGCTACTGGTGACCGTGGGGGTAGAGTGGTATTATTTGAAAGGACTGATACAAAGGAG CTTGTTGGAAGTCGAAGAGAGTTAGAGAGGACAGACTATCCTGTTAGTCGGCATCCAGAGTTCCGGTACAAGACAGAATTTCAAAGCCATGAACCTGAG TTTGATTATCTCAAGAGTTTGGAGATTGAGGAGAAAATAAACAAGATACGGTGGTGCCAGACAGCTAATGGTGCGCTCTTTGTTCTGTCCACTAATGATAAAACAATAAAGTTTTGGAAG GTCCAAGAGAAGAAAGTCAAAAAAGTATCAGTTATGAATACTGACCCTTCTAGAGTGGTTGGAAATGGCGATATCGCAAGTTCAAGTGTTCCCTCGATTCCGAAACAGCATCTTGAAAATGGGAACTATCCTGATAAATCTTACAATTGTTTGAGCAACAACATCTCACTTCCTACCGATACCAGATCTGCACTCCGCTTACCTGTGGTA GTTTCTAGCGCTGAGACTAGCCTTGTTGCGAGGTGTAGAAGAGTGTATGCTCATGCCCATGACTATCATATAAATTCCATTTCAAATAACAG TGATGGTGAAACATTTATATCGGCTGATGATTTGCGGATAAACCTTTGGAACTTGGAAATAAGTAACCAGAGTTTCAATATTGTTGATATGAAGCCAGCAAATATGGAAGACCTAACAG AGGTGATAACTTCAGCAGAGTTTCACCCAACACACTGTAACATGTTAGCATATAGTAGTTCAAAGGGATCAATTCGTCTCATAGATTTACGGCAATCAGCACTGTGTGATTCACATTCTAAATT GTTTGAGGAACAGGAGACACCTGGTTCAAGATCTTTCTTTACTGAGATTATTGCTTCAATCTCTGATATTAAATTTGCAAGGGATGGAAGATATATCCTAAGTCGTGATTACATGACTCTCAAG TTGTGGGACATAAATATGGATTCTGGTCCAGTTGCTACCTACCAGGTTCATGAACATCTAAGACCAAAG CTTTGTGATTTGTATGAGAATGATTCCATCTTTGATAAATTTGAGTGCTGCTTGAGCGGTGATGGCCTGCGGATAGCTACAGGTTCCTATAG CAATCTGTTCCGTGTTTTTGGCTGTGCTGCGGGAAGTATTGAAGCTACCACACTGGAAGCAAGCAAAAATCCCATGAG GAGACAAGCCCAAACCCCTTCAAGACCTGCCAGATCCCAGGGTAGTAGCATAACTCGCGTAGTCAGGCGAG GCTCTGAAAGTCCAGGTGGAGATGCAAATGGGAACTCATTTGATTTCACAACAAAACTGCTCCATCTAGCCTGGCATCCAACCGAAAACTCAATTGCTTGTGCTGCTGCAAACAGCTTGTATATGTATTATGCTTGA
- the LOC116010135 gene encoding serine/threonine protein phosphatase 2A 55 kDa regulatory subunit B beta isoform isoform X2 has protein sequence MKSGGDGGAGGTEDGSASVPGGPPQPLEWKFSQVFGERTAGEEVQEVDIISAIEFDKTGDHLATGDRGGRVVLFERTDTKELVGSRRELERTDYPVSRHPEFRYKTEFQSHEPEFDYLKSLEIEEKINKIRWCQTANGALFVLSTNDKTIKFWKVQEKKVKKVSVMNTDPSRVVGNGDIASSSVPSIPKQHLENGNYPDKSYNCLSNNISLPTDTRSALRLPVVSSAETSLVARCRRVYAHAHDYHINSISNNSDGETFISADDLRINLWNLEISNQSFNIVDMKPANMEDLTEVITSAEFHPTHCNMLAYSSSKGSIRLIDLRQSALCDSHSKLFEEQETPGSRSFFTEIIASISDIKFARDGRYILSRDYMTLKLWDINMDSGPVATYQVHEHLRPKLCDLYENDSIFDKFECCLSGDGLRIATGSYSNLFRVFGCAAGSIEATTLEASKNPMRRQAQTPSRPARSQGSSITRVVRRGSESPGGDANGNSFDFTTKLLHLAWHPTENSIACAAANSLYMYYA, from the exons ATGAAAAGCGGTGGTGATGGTGGCGCGGGAGGCACGGAAGATGGTTCGGCTTCAGTTCCGGGGGGACCACCGCAGCCTCTCGAGTGGAAATTTTCTCAGGTGTTTGGTGAACGTACGGCAGGCGAGGAAGTTCAGGAAG TTGATATCATTTCTGCCATTGAGTTTGATAAAACTGGCGACCATCTTGCTACTGGTGACCGTGGGGGTAGAGTGGTATTATTTGAAAGGACTGATACAAAGGAG CTTGTTGGAAGTCGAAGAGAGTTAGAGAGGACAGACTATCCTGTTAGTCGGCATCCAGAGTTCCGGTACAAGACAGAATTTCAAAGCCATGAACCTGAG TTTGATTATCTCAAGAGTTTGGAGATTGAGGAGAAAATAAACAAGATACGGTGGTGCCAGACAGCTAATGGTGCGCTCTTTGTTCTGTCCACTAATGATAAAACAATAAAGTTTTGGAAG GTCCAAGAGAAGAAAGTCAAAAAAGTATCAGTTATGAATACTGACCCTTCTAGAGTGGTTGGAAATGGCGATATCGCAAGTTCAAGTGTTCCCTCGATTCCGAAACAGCATCTTGAAAATGGGAACTATCCTGATAAATCTTACAATTGTTTGAGCAACAACATCTCACTTCCTACCGATACCAGATCTGCACTCCGCTTACCTGTG GTTTCTAGCGCTGAGACTAGCCTTGTTGCGAGGTGTAGAAGAGTGTATGCTCATGCCCATGACTATCATATAAATTCCATTTCAAATAACAG TGATGGTGAAACATTTATATCGGCTGATGATTTGCGGATAAACCTTTGGAACTTGGAAATAAGTAACCAGAGTTTCAATATTGTTGATATGAAGCCAGCAAATATGGAAGACCTAACAG AGGTGATAACTTCAGCAGAGTTTCACCCAACACACTGTAACATGTTAGCATATAGTAGTTCAAAGGGATCAATTCGTCTCATAGATTTACGGCAATCAGCACTGTGTGATTCACATTCTAAATT GTTTGAGGAACAGGAGACACCTGGTTCAAGATCTTTCTTTACTGAGATTATTGCTTCAATCTCTGATATTAAATTTGCAAGGGATGGAAGATATATCCTAAGTCGTGATTACATGACTCTCAAG TTGTGGGACATAAATATGGATTCTGGTCCAGTTGCTACCTACCAGGTTCATGAACATCTAAGACCAAAG CTTTGTGATTTGTATGAGAATGATTCCATCTTTGATAAATTTGAGTGCTGCTTGAGCGGTGATGGCCTGCGGATAGCTACAGGTTCCTATAG CAATCTGTTCCGTGTTTTTGGCTGTGCTGCGGGAAGTATTGAAGCTACCACACTGGAAGCAAGCAAAAATCCCATGAG GAGACAAGCCCAAACCCCTTCAAGACCTGCCAGATCCCAGGGTAGTAGCATAACTCGCGTAGTCAGGCGAG GCTCTGAAAGTCCAGGTGGAGATGCAAATGGGAACTCATTTGATTTCACAACAAAACTGCTCCATCTAGCCTGGCATCCAACCGAAAACTCAATTGCTTGTGCTGCTGCAAACAGCTTGTATATGTATTATGCTTGA
- the LOC116008496 gene encoding inorganic pyrophosphatase 2-like — protein MAAGIVVVFDFDKTIIDVDSDNWVVDELGFTGLFDQLLNTMPWNSLMDRMMKEIHANGKTIGDIERVLQHVPIHPRIVPAIKAAHSLGCDLRVVSDANVFFIETILKHLGIRECFSEINTNPGYVDEEGRLRILPFHDFHSSPHGCSRCPPNMCKSMIVERIQASMAKEGKKRMIYLGDGIGDFCPSLKLKAGDFMMPRKDFPVWELIKENGSLLEAEIHEWSNGEDFERILLHLINMICIEDSQFLAAESKFQAISIEALPKPIPVPF, from the exons ATGGCGGCCGGAATTGTCGTGGTTTTCGACTTTGACAAGACGATCATCGACGTCGACAGCGATAACTGGGTCGTCGACGAGCTGGGCTTCACCGGATTGTTCGACCAGCTTCTTAACACCATGCCCTGGAATTCTCTCATG GATAGGATGATGAAGGAGATTCATGCGAACGGGAAGACAATCGGAGACATCGAACGAGTTCTTCAGCACGTCCCGATTCATCCCCGGATTGTTCCGGCTATAAAAGCAGCTCACAGTTTAGG GTGTGATTTGAGGGTAGTGAGCGATGCAAACGTTTTCTTCATCGAAACAATCTTGAAACATCTGGGAATCCGAGAATGTTTCTCGGAAATCAACACTAATCCTGGCTATGTCGACGAGGAAGGCCGCCTCAGAATCCTCCCTTTCCATGACTTCCATTCTTCTCCCCATGGCTGCTCTCGCTGCCCTCCCAACATGTGCAAG AGTATGATTGTTGAAAGGATTCAAGCATCTATGGCTAAGGAAGGGAAGAAGAGGATGATCTACCTGGGAGATGGGATTGGGGATTTCTGCCCAAGTTTGAAGCTTAAAGCAGGAGACTTTATGATGCCCAGGAAAGACTTCCCAGTCTGGGAGTTGATCAAAGAAAACGGATCCCTTCTAGAAGCAGAGATCCATGAATGGAGCAATGGTGAAGACTTTGAGAGGATCCTTCTTCATCTCATTAACATGATTTGCATTGAAGACAGCCAATTTCTGGCAGCTGAATCCAAATTCCAGGCAATTTCCATTGAAGCTCTGCCCAAACCTATCCCAGTGCCTTTCTAG
- the LOC116010233 gene encoding inactive protein kinase SELMODRAFT_444075-like, producing the protein MSQEAKKGRQDKGSNVMEKVMVAVKASKEISKIALVWALTHVVQPGDCIALLVVVPSHSSGRKWTFPRFAGDCASGHRRSHTGTSSEQKSDITDSCSQMILQLHNVYDPNKINVKIKIVSGSPCGAVAAEAKRSQANWVVLDKQLKHEEKRCMEELQCNIVVMKRSQPKVLRLNLVGSCKRDTEPASSLPPEQSESSENHDVDKNRSLNSTRGQLVTPTSSPEIFTATEAGTSSVSSSDPGTSPFFNAEGSRDVKKEELLGTKDHNGNDSGSESDSEKLSCSSSVRFHPWMANIVNPQCQSSQHMQESTVRCSSRAQNSTAKTMLEKFSKNDEEGGFGSPSFRSDLDFTANVRDAISLSRSAPLGPPPLCSICQHKAPVFGKPPRWFSYAELEHATGGFSQANFLAEGGFGSVHRGVLPDGQVVAVKQHKLASSQGDQEFCSEVEVLSCAQHRNVVMLIGFCIEDSRRLLVYEYICNGSLDSHLYGHNQDPLLWSARQKIAVGAARGLRYLHEECRVGCIVHRDMRPNNILITHDFEPLVGDFGLARWQPDGDTGVETRIIGTFGYLAPEYTQSSQITEKADVYSFGVVLVELVTGRKAVDLNRPKGQQCLTEWARPLLEEYAIEELIDPRLANCYDEHEVYCMLHAASLCIRRDPQARPRMSQVLRILEGDLIMDSGRMSTPGQSRRIWSDASPQYQRYSGPILNEVLEGFNPKLSFEKTKIPDWEKDEDITRTSCEVTVSHGIAEF; encoded by the exons ATGAGTCAGGAAGCGAAGAAAGGGAGACAGGATAAGGGTTCTAATGTTATGGAAAAGGTTATGGTTGCTGTGAAGGCATCCAAGGAAATATCCAAGATTGCTCTTGTTTGGGCTTTGACACATGTTGTTCAACCGGGGGATTGCATTGCACTTCTGGTGGTTGTCCCTTCACACAGTTCTG GTAGAAAATGGACATTTCCAAGGTTTGCAGGAGATTGTGCCAGTGGCCATCGAAGGTCACATACTGGAACTAGTTCTGAGCAGAAATCTGACATAACCGATTCCTGCTCCCAGATGATCCTTCAGCTCCACAATGTTTATGACCCAAATAAG ATAAATGTCAAGATTAAAATTGTTTCTGGGTCACCATGTGGGGCTGTGGCTGCTGAGGCAAAGAGGAGTCAAGCTAATTGGGTTGTCTTGGACAA GCAGCTCAAACATGAGGAAAAACGATGCATGGAAGAGCTGCAGTGCAACATTGTAGTAATGAAGCGATCCCAACCAAAAGTTCTTCGCCTTAATTTAGTTGGATCATGTAAAAGGGATACTGAACCTGCCAGTTCATTACCTCCAGAACAATCTGAATCAAGTGAAAATCATGATGTAGACAAGAATCGTTCATTGAATTCTACTCGGGGACAACTTGTAACTCCCACAAGTAGTCCAGAGATATTCACTGCGACTGAAGCTGGTACATCATCAGTTTCTAGTTCTGATCCAGGAACTTCTCCATTTTTCAATGCTGAAGGAAGTAGGGATGTGAAAAAAGAGGAACTCTTAGGTACAAAAGATCACAATGGCAATGACTCAGGTTCAGAGAGTGATAGTGAAAAACTGTCTTGTTCCTCAAGTGTAAGGTTCCATCCATGGATGGCAAACATAGTCAATCCACAGTGTCAGTCCTCCCAACACATGCAGGAAAGCACTGTTAGATGTAGTAGTCGAGCTCAAAACTCTACAGCAAAGACTATGCTTGAAAAGTTCTCTAAAAATGATGAAGAAGGTGGATTTGGATCACCAAGCTTTAGGTCTGACCTGGATTTCACTGCAAATGTGCGAGATGCAATTTCACTATCCAGAAGTGCGCCTCTTGGCCCTCCCCCCTTGTGTTCAATTTGTCAACACAAGGCACCTGTGTTTGGTAAACCTCCTAGGTGGTTCAGCTATGCCGAGCTTGAACATGCAACAGGAGGATTTTCTCAAGCCAATTTTTTGGCTGAGGGTGGATTTGGCTCTGTTCACAGAGGAGTGCTCCCAGATGGCCAGGTAGTAGCTGTCAAACAACATAAATTGGCAAGTTCCCAAGGGGATCAGGAATTTTGTTCAGAAGTAGAAGTTCTTAGCTGTGCTCAGCACCGCAATGTCGTTATGTTGATAGGATTCTGTATTGAGGATAGCAGAAGGTTGTTAGTCTATGAATACATTTGCAATGGATCTTTAGATTCCCATCTATATG GACACAACCAAGATCCCTTATTGTGGTCTGCTCGCCAAAAAATTGCTGTTGGAGCTGCAAGAGGACTTCGCTATCTTCACGAGGAATGTAGAGTAGGCTGCATTGTTCACCGAGACATGCGGCCCAACAACATTCTTATCACCCATGACTTTGAACCACTG GTTGGGGACTTTGGCTTGGCCAGGTGGCAACCTGATGGAGATACTGGCGTTGAAACACGAATCATTGGGACATTTGG GTACTTGGCTCCTGAGTACACTCAAAGCAGCCAGATCACAGAAAAAGCTGATGTTTATTCATTCGGTGTGGTCCTCGTGGAGCTTGTTACTGGACGCAAAGCGGTAGATCTTAACAGGCCCAAAGGCCAGCAGTGTCTTACAGAATGG GCCCGTCCACTGTTGGAAGAGTATGCCATTGAGGAATTAATAGATCCCCGGCTAGCAAACTGCTATGATGAACACGAGGTTTATTGCATGTTACACGCTGCATCCTTGTGCATACGTCGGGATCCTCAAGCAAGGCCTCGCATGTCTCAG GTGCTTCGCATACTTGAAGGGGACCTCATAATGGACTCGGGTCGAATGTCAACACCAGGGCAGAGCAGAAGGATATGGTCAGATGCCTCACCACAGTATCAAAGATACAGCGGCCCTATATTAAACGAGGTGTTGGAGGGGTTTAACCCCAAGCTCTCATTTGAGAAAACTAAAATTCCTGACTGGGAGAAAGATGAAGACATTACCAGAACTTCATGCGAAGTAACTGTTTCGCATGGTATTGCAGAATTCTAG
- the LOC116010235 gene encoding PRA1 family protein F2-like encodes MTTYGTIPTSSSGGASLQYISRTKERIKEGLGLRRPWREMFNIHSIGLPPNFHDAVSRIKTNLAYFRMNYAIIVLGILFLSLLWHPISLIVFVVLMAAWLFLYFLRDEPLIIVGRLINDRVVLIVLSIATIVLLLFTNATGNILISLLIGAVVVLVHGAFRKTDDLFADEESGAFLAGHAPPAPSS; translated from the coding sequence ATGACGACATACGGCACAATTCCGACGTCTTCCTCCGGCGGCGCGAGCTTGCAGTACATCTCCCGCACGAAGGAGCGGATAAAGGAGGGGCTAGGTTTGCGGCGGCCATGGCGAGAGATGTTCAACATCCACTCTATCGGCCTGCCCCCGAACTTCCACGACGCCGTTTCGCGGATCAAAACGAACCTCGCCTACTTCCGGATGAACTACGCCATCATAGTCCTCGGTATTCTCTTCCTCAGCCTCCTCTGGCACCCGATCTCGCTCATCGTCTTCGTCGTCCTCATGGCGGCGTGGCTCTTCCTCTACTTCCTCCGCGACGAGCCGCTGATCATCGTTGGCCGCTTGATTAACGACCGCGTGGTGCTGATTGTTCTCTCCATCGCTACAATCGTTCTGCTCCTCTTCACAAACGCCACCGGCAATATCCTCATTTCGCTGCTTATCGGAGCCGTGGTTGTTTTGGTCCACGGTGCTTTCAGGAAGACCGATGATTTGTTCGCCGATGAGGAATCCGGCGCTTTCTTAGCCGGCCACGCTCCACCTGCTCCGTCGTCTTAG